A genomic window from Dehalobacter sp. 12DCB1 includes:
- a CDS encoding Ku protein — translation MHTMWKGSISFGLVNIPIKMFAATEEKDIHFRYIHKACNTPLKYEKHCPTCNKKVQEDEIVRGYEYETGHFIIINETDLSALKSEVEEKSIEILDFINLAEIDPIYYDKSYYLAPQDTGGKAYHLLRQSMNDTGKIALAKMTIRNKQTLAALRVYNKILVLETIFYPDEIRPVSEVPGISEQQSVNEKELDIATQLIANLTAPFEPEKYKDNYREALRDLINKKIEGREIEIAPETPHRNVIDLMEALQSSLKETKKKSRDKAKIAEKTKPDTDAQKEEKTTAS, via the coding sequence ATGCATACAATGTGGAAAGGCTCCATAAGCTTTGGTTTGGTTAATATTCCCATAAAAATGTTTGCTGCTACGGAAGAAAAGGATATCCATTTCAGATACATCCATAAAGCGTGCAATACGCCTCTTAAGTATGAAAAGCATTGTCCGACATGCAACAAAAAAGTACAAGAAGATGAAATTGTCCGCGGGTATGAATATGAAACCGGCCATTTTATTATTATCAACGAGACAGATCTTAGCGCCTTAAAATCTGAAGTGGAAGAAAAGTCAATTGAAATCCTTGATTTTATTAATCTTGCGGAAATTGATCCGATTTATTACGACAAATCCTATTACCTAGCTCCGCAGGATACCGGCGGCAAAGCCTATCATCTCCTGCGGCAGTCCATGAATGATACCGGCAAAATTGCCCTGGCTAAAATGACCATCCGCAATAAACAGACGCTGGCTGCTTTAAGGGTTTACAACAAGATCCTGGTCCTGGAAACCATTTTCTATCCGGATGAAATAAGACCGGTCAGTGAGGTACCCGGAATCAGCGAACAGCAGAGTGTCAACGAAAAAGAGCTCGATATTGCAACTCAGCTGATTGCCAACTTGACTGCACCATTCGAGCCGGAAAAATATAAGGATAATTACCGGGAAGCACTGAGAGATCTAATTAATAAAAAGATTGAAGGCAGGGAAATAGAGATCGCACCTGAAACTCCTCACCGTAATGTCATTGACTTGATGGAAGCCCTTCAGTCTAGTTTAAAAGAAACCAAAAAGAAATCGAGAGACAAAGCAAAGATTGCAGAAAAAACTAAACCGGATACGGATGCCCAGAAAGAAGAAAAGACGACTGCAAGCTAG